One genomic segment of Oncorhynchus kisutch isolate 150728-3 linkage group LG15, Okis_V2, whole genome shotgun sequence includes these proteins:
- the LOC109904810 gene encoding olfactory receptor 6N1-like, which translates to MENTTQVKLFYLFGLQETINNKLVYFILSLITYLLIVTVNLTLIITIIQEKGLHEPMYIFLCSLCVNGLYGTAGFYPKLLLDLQSDVQVISYGGCFTQTYVIYTSVLCEMSTLTVMSYDRYVAICRPLLYHTIVTSLTVRKLLLLSWCYSLFTGLIAISLAVRIPLCGSRIDKIFCDIPSVLKHACFSITVNQIWSKCLVLVHVLQLLYIVFSYCQIVRTCVKSTKGRIKFTQTCVPHLLTICIFITVTLFDNLQGWNNVNITLNMRNAMAVQFLVIPPVFNPVIYGLNLKQIRRAVLIKCNAHKIIDIRC; encoded by the coding sequence ATGGAGAACACAACCCAAGTCAAGTTATTTTATCTTTTTGGCTTACAAGAGACAATTAACAACAAATTGGTCTATTTCATCTTGTCTCTTATCACATATCTTCTCATCGTCACTGTGAATCTGACTCTGATCATAACAATCATTCAGGAGAAAGGTCTCCATGAGCCCATGTATATCTTTCTGTGTAGTTTATGTGTCAATGGATTGTATGGAACTGCTGGTTTCTACCCCAAGTTGTTACTGGACCTTCAGTCAGATGTTCAGGTGATATCTTATGGTGGATGTTTCACTCAAACCTATGTAATATACACATCTGTCCTGTGTGAAATGTCTACTCTAACAGTGATGTCTTACGACAGGTATGTGGCAATATGTAGACCACTACTATATCATACCATTGTGACATCTTTAACTGTTAGAAAGTTACTCTTATTGTCTTGGTGTTATTCTTTATTTACAGGACTCATAGCAATTAGTTTAGCTGTCAGAATTCCTTTGTGTGGATCTCGCATTGATAAGATCTTCTGTGACATTCCGTCTGTACTGAAACATGCATGTTTTTCCATTACCGTTAATCAGATATGGAGCAAATGCCTCGTATTGGTTCATGTTTTACAGTTACTTTACATTGTATTTTCTTACTGTCAGATTGTCAGGACTTGTGTAAAGTCAACAAAGGGAAGGATTAAGTTCACACAGACATGTGTGCCACATTTATTAACAATATGTATTTTCATCACAGTGACCCTGTTTGACAATTTGCAAGGGTGGAATAATGTAAATATTACACTAAATATGCGTAATGCAATGGCTGTACAATTCCTTGTTATTCCACCTGTCTTTAACCCTGTCATATATGGACTTAACCTCAAGCAGATTCGACGGGCAGTTCTTATAAAGTGTAATGCACATAAAATCATTGATATAAGATGTTAG
- the LOC116353706 gene encoding olfactory receptor 1D2-like, translated as MGDMSESNDSHLNSFTSIHAEALQGLRIAALTGGRKLTKSMENSTQVKLFYLFGLQETFNNKSVYFTMSLITYLLIITVNLTLIITVIQQKGLHEPMYIFLCSLCVNGLYGTAGFYPKLLLDLQSDVQVISYGGCLTQTFVIYTSVMCEMSTLTLMSYDRYVAICRPLLYHTIVTSLTVRKLLLLSWCYPLFIGLIVVSLTVRVPLCGSRIDKIFCDIPSILKHACLPIPINQILNKFVIMVHVLPILFIVFSYCQIVRTCVKSAKGRIKFTQTCVPHLITIFIFITVTLFDNLQGWNSNVNITLNMRNAMAVQFLVIPPVFNPLIYGLNLQQIRRAVFRKCNPHNIIDMKF; from the exons atgggtgacatgtctg AATCAAATGATTCACACTTGAATTCATTCACATCCATACATGCTGAAGCCTTGCAAGGACTAAGAATTGCTGCATTAACCGGAGGAAGAAAATTAACAAAATCTATGGAGAACTCAACCCAAGTCAAGTTATTTTATCTCTTTGGCTTACAAGAGACATTTAACAACAAATCGGTATATTTTACCATGTCTCTTATCACATACCTTCTCATCATCACTGTGAATCTGACTCTGATCATAACAGTCATTCAGCAGAAAGGTCTCCATGAGCCCATGTATATCTTTCTGTGTAGTTTATGTGTCAATGGATTGTATGGAACTGCTGGTTTCTACCCCAAGTTGTTACTGGACCTTCAGTCAGATGTTCAGGTGATATCTTATGGTGGATGTTTGACTCAAACCTTTGTAATATACACATCTGTCATGTGTGAAATGTCTACTCTAACATTGATGTCTTACGACAGGTATGTGGCAATATGCAGACCACTACTATATCATACCATTGTGACATCTTTAACTGTTAGAAAGTTACTCTTATTGTCTTGGTGTTATCCTTTATTTATAGGACTCATAGTAGTTAGTTTAACCGTCAGAGTTCCTTTGTGTGGATCTCGCATTGATAAGATCTTCTGTGATATTCCGTCTATACTGAAACATGCATGTTTACCTATTCCCATCAATCAGATTTTGAACAAATTTGTAATTATGGTTCATGTTTTACCAATACTTTTCATTGTATTTTCTTACTGTCAGATTGTAAGGACTTGTGTAAAGTCAGCTAAGGGAAGGATTAAGTTCACACAGACATGTGTGCCACATTTAATAACAATATTTATTTTCATCACAGTGACCCTGTTTGACAATTTGCAAGGATGGAATAGTAATGTAAATATTACACTAAATATGCGTAATGCAATGGCTGTACAATTCCTTGTTATACCACCTGTCTTTAACCCTCTCATATATGGACTTAACCTCCAGCAGATTCGAAGGGCAGTTTTTAGAAAGTGTAATCCACATAACATCATTGATATGAAATTTTAG